The following are encoded together in the Mesoplodon densirostris isolate mMesDen1 chromosome 2, mMesDen1 primary haplotype, whole genome shotgun sequence genome:
- the LOC132476221 gene encoding 60S ribosomal protein L37a-like, protein MAKHTKKVGIVGKYGTCYGVSLRKMVKKIEISQHAKYTCSFCGKTKMNRQAVGIWHCGSCTKMVAGGLWTYNTTSAITVKSAIRRLKGQTALGS, encoded by the coding sequence ATGGCGAAACACACCAAGAAGGTTGGAATCGTGGGCAAATATGGGACATGTTATGGTGTCTCCCTGAGGAAAAtggtgaagaaaattgaaatcagccAGCACGCCAAGTACACTTGCTCCTTCTGTGGCAAGACCAAGATGAACAGACAAGCTGTGGGCATTTGGCACTGTGGTTCCTGCACGAAAATGGTAGCTGGTGGTTTGTGGACCTACAACACCACTTCTGCCATCACAGTAAAGTCTGCCATCAGAAGACTGAAGGGGCAGACGGCCCTTGGCAGC
- the LOC132483153 gene encoding nucleoplasmin-3: MAAGAAAALAFLSQESRARAGGVGGLRVPAPVTMDSFFFGCELSGHTRSFTFKVEEEDDAEHVLALTMLCLTEGATDECNVIEVVARNHDHQEIAVPVANLKLSCQPMLSLDDFQLQPPVTFRLKSGSGPVRITGRHQIVTISNDVSEEESEEEGSEEEEAELCPILPAKKQGGRF, from the coding sequence ATGGCCGCCGGCGCTGCAGCCGCCTTGGCCTTTTTGAGTCAGGAGAGCCGAGCCCGGGCCGGGGGGGTCGGCGGTCTGCGAGTCCCTGCCCCGGTCACTATGGACAGTTTTTTCTTCGGCTGTGAGCTCTCAGGCCACACCCGCTCTTTCACCTTCAAGGTAGAGGAAGAGGATGATGCGGAGCACGTGCTGGCTTTGACCATGCTCTGCCTCACCGAGGGGGCCACAGATGAGTGTAATGTGATAGAAGTTGTGGCCCGGAATCATGACCACCAGGAGATCGCAGTCCCTGTGGCCAACCTCAAGTTGTCCTGCCAACCCATGCTCAGTTTGGATGACTTCCAGCTCCAACCACCTGTAACCTTCCGCCTGAAGTCAGGTTCTGGCCCTGTGCGGATCACTGGACGGCACCAGATTGTTACTATAAGCAATGATGTTTCTGAGGAGGAGAGCGAAGAAGAGGGCAGTGAGGAGGAGGAAGCTGAGTTGTGCCCCATCCTGCCTGCCAAGAAGCAGGGGGGCAGGTTCTAG